The segment TCTGAATGAGGGATATTTTAGTGATAGCATTCCTCTCAAGAGTTACTGTCTAAGTACCTTTCAAACACAGAGTCAGATGGTTTTAACAAAGGTTTTCTACAACAGtgactgtgacatcactgacaATAGATCTTGTGTATTAACTTCCAGTTGACCAGACTGCACAGGTCTATCAGCTGAAACAGGCTGCACATTCAGATAAAGCAATGTGAACATGCTCAAAAGGTAATTCAACTACTCCACCCACAGCACCGATCAGAGGAGACAAATGTGGAGAATGTGAAATTGCACACCTCTGCTGTCTCTTGACGGGAAGTAGGTGTATATGAGGTTTTTTCTTCAAGGTTTTCAGGATGCATTACAAATATAGTACTATACGCCCATAGAGGCGAATGCACAACGCGAGTACACTtaactttacacacacacaaatggccTGCTCGCACACCCAAAGtgaactgtttcctctgcagagactTGTTCTTTCTTACTACTGTATCTGTCAAATCTGCCCTTATAATAACAGTCTACCAAAGTGCAAGCGCATCTCAACTCATAAATAGAATGAGAGATGGCAAACTTGTCCCAAAACAATAACTTAGAGACAAACTATAACACTTCTGAACTATACACCAGGGgcatcaaccttttttttcccgCCATTTACCAAGGTGGACTTGGACACGCCCATGCATCATGACTTTTAGACCATGCATTTAGAACATACAAATACAGCCTCAAAACTATGGTTCAgctaaaatgtattaattacaCTAAAGTACTAACATGCATACAGACACAAACTAAATACGTAGAAGTGTCACCAGATTTCTCTAGTTCCAGGAGACATTCTTGTTCCACATGGAACTCACAGATATTCTTTGAGGTAATTGAGGGAACTGGACTTGAGAAGAACATTGAAATACTGGAATAAACCATTGTAACAGCATTGATTAAGAGTTATGGGGCAAATTGCTCATGGTAATTGAGGACTTGAGTGGTCTTTCCCTGTGTTATCTGGGGTGCTCACACTACTCTAACCGTTGCTACCCTCCAAAGTACCCGCTGATACTTTAAGCAAGTTTTAATCAAAAGTCAAACAATACAGCTACGCTCTGTGAAATTCAATGCATTTAAGCATTCACTTTGACTCGTTTGTGACCCTATATTAAAATTCAGGTCATCACCAAAGCAATATCCATCTCCACCTGCTGGGGacaataaatattacaaaattgTTGAGACTACAAAGCGATGGACCAACAGATGGAGATTGCGATCACTGGTCAAGTTCCACTACTGGGGCTTAAAATGAATTAGTCTGAATGTGAATGTTACtgataaatgatgatgaaagaTATGTGTCTACCAGGCTTTGTGTTTTGTTACCTCCCCATgttgtcactttctttatctGTCAGTTAGCAgtaatacacaaaaaataccaaaaagattatcatgaaacttggtggaaagatgcaatACGGTTTAAGAAAGAACATATacattttggtttggatccagatcatggggcagatccaggattctctttaaatttctttaaaaaaaatgccttattttaaattatgttttttgaATTTCTAACCTGAAGGGTGTTGTTTCCTGGGGTTTGGTTTGGTCGGAGGAGCTTCCTCCAGAGAGGCCTTCAGCAACAGGTTACGCTGTTCTGACTAAAGCCATCTCCTCAGCCGCTGTTAGTGGTTGTGGTAGACCTCCACAGTTTTTTTTGCGCCTATTTGCTGTAAACTCATTTGCAGTTTGCCTGGCTGGGCCTTCAGCTTCCTTTCCCACAGTTTGTATTGATCAGAGAAGCCTTGCTTGTCCTTGTTAAATGAATTAGGTCCTGCAGATGTTGGTGTCTCCctgttcttcatcctcatctttgCTTCTGGAGACtagcacttttattttgacattcaGCCGGATGTTATGGCTGAAGTCGTTGCGCACGCACGTCCACGCTCTGCTGTGGCCACACACGTGAAgttggagaagaagaagctggtGGCGTCATGTCCAAAACGAGTATGTGTTGATTAAGTTGTGACTAAACGTGTCCGCTCTGTAatgaactgtgtgtgagtgtaaactcaCTTTGTCGTTTGTCGTGTTTCACAGAACAGAAACGAGCCAAACGTCTCGGCCTCCTGGGGAAGGTGAGCTGTGTGCTAATGTGCTAATGTGTCTGATGCTAACTGGGCTGCAGCTACCAGGCTACTTCTCGGTGTcaggacaacacaaacacaaacccctGAGCTCCATGttactgaacacacacacacacacacacacacacacacacacacacacacacgcacacgcacacacactcgcacactgtCTATGTCATGACTCTTAAAGTATATCCGTGTGTCGTGGCCCTGAAGTGCGCATCACAacgacaaaaacacacaacagcacacttcaaatcaaatattttttgggaAGATGTAGCcttgtgttttgctgttgtgtttctgttttgttgttgtgtgtcatgATTTGTTAtgggtttgtgttgttgttgttgtgtgtcatgACTTGTTGTTATGTGTCATGATTTGTTAtgggtttgtgttgtttgtcatGATTTGTTATGggcttgtgttgttgttgtgtgtcataatttgttgttgtggttttgttttgtcattgtgtttcttgagttgctgttgtgtgttttgttgctaGTGTTGTGGGGTTGATTTCCCATTTGTTACGATTTGCCCTTCAAGGCCAGATTATCTGTGGCACTGATACAGGTACATCTCTCTGACAGTTCAGTACCTACACGGTAGTCACCATAATCTCCTTATACATTTGACTTTCAGTGACTATCAGTGCGTGGCACTAGAAAACTTAAAACAACTGCACAGTATCTCATGTAAAGAAGTTACAGCCTGCATCATTGGGACAGATGCCAATACTGATTTTTGGGCCTAACAAGATTCCAATATTCATACATAATGGCcgatattatatatattcagttgtctgtgagtgtgttggGTATATTGAAATGGGAAAAGCACAGGATTACTTGCCAGCAATGTATTTCACTACCAGAACGTGAAGTCACCTCCTGGCTCCACACCACTGTCTGCTGTAAGGTGCTGTAAACATCGTGTTGTACCCAGTGCAGTCAAGAGCTCACTCTGCTGGACAAGCTATGTGATGGCACCACCTCTAACCCagaatggcattcagtagattcaagattcaatacTTTGTCATTTGCACAACAACTACATTCAGCAGTCGCCGGCAATAAAATGCTTGGGTTCACAGGCTCCCTTCTAGCCATGCTCAAAGtattacacaagcaaaaaataaataatagtatATATActcaaactaaaccaaactaaaaTCAGTTCTGAAGAGGTGGGTTTTGAGCAATTTTTTGTATTGTCAGTTAATCAGCTTCCCAACTTGCAACTTGCTCtgtgatgattttttttaatcaacaaaaatataatggATTATTTACAGTATACTGTATCTGGGCTCTTTTTGTATACAGGCCAATGATGGACAAAAGGGTGTAGCTCCAGATAAGACCAAGGCTAAAGAGCAGTCGTCTTCGCAGCGCGTCACCAACCACAGAAAACCAGAAGAAATCCGAAAGCAACGGGTAAAATCTTCAAGCGTCATGTGTGTACTTATATTTGAGGTGACATTGTTGGTGTTTTCTTGAAGTAAACCAATCTTTGAATCGATCCTCCCTAATTAGCTCCAAGAACTCCAAGAAAAGCAGAAAGTCTCCAGAGAACGAgagctgatgaagaggaggaatttGCAAAGCTTTCAGAATGACATCCTACTGCGACAGAGAGATTTTGAGCAGAGGGTTAGTGTCAGCCTGTTTGGTGCAAATGGACACCAATGAAAATCGCTGCATATAATGCAATTTGCTGCTGGagtgatttgtgttttctattttgtgTTCACAGGAGACGGAGATGCAGAGTTTGGAGAAGCATGTTAATTTTGAGAATGAGAATTCAAGAAAGGCATATTACAGAGAATTTAAAAAGGTATGCAGCTATTCAATGCATGATGCCACTGGTCCATATCTGATGAATAATATTGTGGTTTTACAAACGTATACATggaattgtgtgttttcttttgtaaggTTGTCGAGGCTGCAGATGTGATTTTGGAGGTTTTGGATGCACGTGACCCTCTTGGCTGCAGGTGTCCTCAGGTGGAACAGGCGGTCATTCAAAGTGGAACAAACAAGAAAATTGTTTTAGTCCTTAATAAAATTGGTAAGTTACAGAGTTCATCATCTAAATTTCTATACAATTAATTCGACAACATGctagcagtgtttcccattaattatctacaCTGTTGCGGCCTGCCATATGGTAATTTGTTGTAACAGTTTcgtaattaataaaaaaagaatgtttTACACTTAGTAACATCTTAAAATCAGAGGTTGCTAACTTGGTCAGGCAGCGCTATTTGCAGCGCCATTAGCCGCATGCTCGCTTGCGCTGTCACACAACTGAAAGCTACTGTGCTCGCACTGGGGTCTATGAttttaccgtccacgcagacaaTCAGACCAGATacattcagctgcagttgtggcataCAATGCAGCTCTTTCTCACATATGTTTCACTCTTTAgtttgtgtacctgtcactctgAATGTGTTGTGCAAGTGTATTGTGACCTTTGTGCGTGTGCATATGCACCCCCATTACTGCCATAGATCAAATTAATTCTTTGGAAAACGCTCATCCTAGTCgtcatatttattttgtcaattaTTTGATGCTTGACTTcaaagtattttctgtaactgcAGATCTGGTGTCAAAGGAAATAGTGGAGAAGTGGATAAAGTACCTTCGCAACGAGTTTCCAACTGTGGCTTTCAAAGCATCTACTcagcaacaaaacaagaacTTGGTATGGAATACAATTTTTATGTTTGGACAGGCCAAAAATACTCAACCTCATCCCAAATTCTTAAAGTAATGGAATAAGATGatttcacacacagactaaaCAATTATTTTCCTCCTGACATGGACAGAAACGCAGTAATATTTCAGTGACACAAGCCACAACAGAGCTCCTCAGTACCAGTGCTTGTATTGGTGCAGACAGCTTAATGAAGCTACTGGGAAACTACTGCCGCAACCTGGACATAAAGACAGCCATCACTGTAGGAGTTGTTGGTAAGCAACACATCCAGCAATACACTTGCTTTTTTCTTGTTAAAGACGTAAAGGGCTCCAATGTGAAATCATTATCTGTTTAATCTTTTTTGTAGGTTTTCCTAATGTGGGAAAGAGTAGTTTGATCAACAGTCTGAAACGGTCACGAGCTTGTAGTGTCGGGGCCACTCCAGGTGTCACCAAGTAAGTCAACAACAAGATGTCCATCCTGCTCCCCTGCAaaacccagcaggcctcctccCTGTTTTACTGATGGTTCTGATGATTTTAGGTGCCTTCAGGAGGTTCATCTGGACAAACACATAAAGCTTCTGGATTGCCCTGGCATCGTCATGGCAATTTCAACGACTGATGCAGCAATGATTCTTCGTAACTGTGTGAAAATCGAACAGCTCGTGGATCCCCTTCCACCTGTTGAAGCCATCCTGCGACGCTGCAACAAAGCACAGGTGTGTCATTTAGTTACAACCATTATGAACGTTGCTTGACTGTGTGATTTTCACGCTGCAGTGTTACGGTATTTCTGTTGGATGCACAGATCATAGAGCACTACCGAGTTCCAGACTTTCACACAGCCCTGGAGTTCTTGGCATTGCTTGCCCGACGACAAGGCAAACTAAGGAAGGGAGGACTGCCCGATACTGATAAAGCAGCAAAGAGTGTTTTAATGGACTGGACAGGGTGGGTTCAAAATCAGGATTGTGCAAGCTTTCAGAAGActtgatacatttttcatatcAAATTGCAAATGTCCACCTGTTGTGTTATCTAGGGGAAGGATCAGCTACTTCACACATCCTCCAGAGACGCACACCCTCCCCACACACGTCAGCGCTGAGATTGTTACGGAGATGGGTAAAGCTTTTGACTTGGATGAGCTGGAAAAAGGAAATCAGGAGGTTATTGCTGGTAAGAGAAAGTGTCTGTTTGATCAAGTCACCAGAAAAGCCCAAAATAAAATTCTTTATTATCCATAGTGGTGTACAAGTATCCTGCTTATTCTGGATAATCTGCAGACATCACCATTCTATTTTGATTGGAATTGATTTCTTTGTTAGAAAGTAGTTTTAGGAAAAACTGTTCAGAATCTTAGTTTGTTATCTCAAGCTCACAGAACATTAAGATGAAATAATATTCATGCTTGGATATAAGAACATTTTTGTGAACTGACCATTAAACATAGTTTTTCATTGTTAATTTCGAGATTGTTAAAGAATTGTTAGAATCTTTTTAGTTTAACACACAAATCTGTCACTAGTGTTTTGAACTTGAAATGAGAAGATAGGAAGTTGGGAGGGTTCCTGATATCACCTCAATCAGTCCAGACTATatggtttgtatttttaaagaagCAGCAGTGGCTCAAaagttggattttattttgttgtgtttcagagtCCTCTTGTCCTGACATTCAGATGGGATTCTGCATGGAAACCACTGGGATGACACAGGGTGGCCAGGGGGAACCTCCTTCTGATCTGGAAATGGAAAGAGTTTCCATAGAGGAGCCAGAATTTAAGGAGGAAGCAGAAACTATGGAGGATGACCAGGACCCAGAGGTGAGAAATAAAGCTGCCTTGACATCTTCAGTGTTTACTGAATGTGCgtaatgtaatttaatctaTGTTATGCCCTTAACTCTTGTTAATCTTGTTGTTCAAAAAAAGTTTGGACCTATGACGGTGGAGATAAAATCTCAGAAGTTGAGGACTGACGCATCTGCAAATGAGGCTGTAGCCAGAGCTCCGAACCTGAAGGACATCTTGTTTGTAGATCCTCTTCATCAGGGCCAGGCTCTCCTGGCTGCCggcaagaagaggaaaaagcagcagaaaagagCTGGTTTGTACAAATATCAGAGTCAGTCACATTCTTTTATTATTGACTACGTTTACATAGACACAAATATTGAGTGTTCTGACCTTAGTGTCATATATTCGTCTTAATGGCATTATAAGGTCCCATTGGCGTTTTCGCGGCCTTTTGCAGCATCAATAAACAGCAGTTACCAACTACTTGATGACACAGGCTCTGGGTGTAAACAAGACgaaatatgaattaataaaaaggAGGTAAAGCATTTGCAAATGGTCTATGTTAGCATTGTGAATCAAACTTTTTCAGGTGAGTGTTTTAAAACAGGCAGAATAACATTCGGCGTAACGGCCTGAGTCGTAATCAAACTATGCTCTGTAGCATGTAATCAGGAAAATTAATGggatattttatttgttattcttGTAAATACCATAATTGAAATATGTCTTCTGAATAAGGTTATAGTTGGACTATTactgtccatgtaaacgtagtcacgtgtgatttattttcagtcagTTTATTATCATATTGTGTCATTTAGTTCACTCAGTTCTAATGCAAGTTTAAAAATACCTAAAAGATCTTTCAAGActtggtacacacacacacacacacactggcagcttCTGTTAGCTGTGATGCAGTTTTTTCTATGCAAATAATACTGATccgtttttcttttcctctcctttatAGACAAAATTGCTACAAAACTCTCAGACACCTTGACATCTGCAATGGACTTCTCATTTGATTAAAACATTGATTGAAATAAAAGGTTAAAAGAGTGTacattgtgttttgtctttattttcatttcaaatcatattcatattcagcCACTGGTCCTGAAAGTGCCAGTGTGtatgatttaggtgaaagggatctattggcagacatttaatataaaataatcctagtgatgtttcatctaaattgaacaaattgttttctttaccgtagaatgggcccttttatatttaaatactttatatatttacatcgggactgggtcctctctacagaggccgccatgttttttacagtagccaagACTGGataaactaaaccttttgagtttttatgacaaccgaaggctgccacaggttctgtttcatgtgtggaaggggtattcagctgcaacatgcaacttcaccactagatgtcactgaattctacacactgaacctttaaagtaaTCCTGAAAGTTTTGATTGGTTTAGCTTTTGTACATAATCTGCACCTTCACTGCCCAGGATCCATCTCCACATGTATGTACCTCTTTTAAAACCTCTTTTACATGGGATCCGATCTGGTGTATTATTGTCACCGTTATTATGAAGTCTCAGTGCTGGTGCAGCAATGATGGAGGCCGCTgtgaaagtgaagtgaagtcaCAGCTGTCAGGTTCCGGGTAACGTGGATGACCTCAGCCCGTCGGCCCGAGGTAAACAAGGCTGGAGGAGCTGCGGCTAGCGACTGTTCAAGAGCCCGTATTCACCGACTGACAGACATGGAAAAGAGAGCGAAGGACTTCGGGGTTTCGTGGCTGTGATCACGTTAAACAAGTCTACCATCACAGTacgtgtgtttgtcttcattcTCGAGTTACCTCGCTCGGTAGCATTAGCTTCAGGGGAGAACTAACggctgctagccagttagctaaACTGCAACTTCCTATTTCGACTTCGCTGTGTCTGTGTCGTGAGGAGCTGTGGTTACTCCTCACGACACCAGTGTTCGACCTCCCTGTTGGAAGGTGACCGTGAAGCCACTGAAGAGCGTCTCTCGTGTCAACGGCAGCTTTAGTAGTGTTGTGTGCGCCATTAGCAGCACGGAGCTGTCAAGTGAACTGCGCTAACTCATGGCGCTAGATTAGAGCTAGCCAAAAATAGAGATTACGAAAACCGCTAAACGCTGAGCGCTGCCTATACGTGTTTTAAATGGCTCCCAATCCCATTAAAACGGTAAAATGACTAAGACGTGTGCGGGTCTGATGGCAGCGTGTTTGTCAGAAGAGACGAGGACCACTTTTAACACAACAGATCCACGGGAAGAAGCCATACTGAGAAAGACGCgccatgtaaacacacacatgcacgactTGTAACGACAGGAATCCATGTACATTTGTAATGAAAAGTCCCAGTGTACAGACTCTGGAATCTGTGTCCATGCAGCCACTACCGGACTGTGTCAAAAGCACTCTGTTATCCATGTGGTCAGATGGAGTGATATGGGTCTTTGCTGATAAACAGGGCCACTAAACGCAGACAATATGGATgctgatgtgaggtgtgtgtggtaAGAGCTCGTGGTTAATATCCAGCCGATCTGTCAGAGGAAGAGATTTGGAACTGAAATTGGTAAAACTATATCAGGTCTCACATTAGATGAGAGGTTGTACAAagtcattgatttaaaaataattaaaaagatcAAGGCCTGAAGAAGATATACAGTTATGTTACTGTATGGGATTTAGTTTTGTCAATATGTTGTCTAGTGACATTATGTAGTGTCACTGCTGTCTATGTAAAAGAATTCCACCAACTTGGCTGTGAGGTCAGTCATTATTCTACCCTAAGATAGAAATTGAAACCAGAAAAAGAAAGTCTGGAATTCCCCACAGCAGTTTTACACAAGTCGTCTTACACAGAGCCAAGACAAATTATTCATAATAGAAAGCCATTGCCCCCCATTACCAGTTTTACCAGTTTACCAGGATAATGTCAAGGAGGGTGGATGACCTCATGTGCAGCTCAGTAACCATACCATCAAGCAGGAAGGCAGATCAGCTAATGAATACCAGGAAGAAGGGAGGGGCTGCTGGGATCAgatttaataaagtaaaactacaAACGGTGAAGTTCACTGGATGTCCACCTGTGTTCAGTTATGCTGCTCACCACTAATCCATCTGCATACTTCTGACAGTGAACTACAGTTGAGGTTTGAAGGGGACGGTCTTGACCCTGACATACAAGACGAATCTTGACCATTTTGATTGCCAGCCTATCGGAGTTTCCCCACAGGAGATGGTGTGGAAAACCATTTTAAAATGCAGGATGTTGAGACCGTCATGCTTTCAAATGCCTCGAATTCAGATAACAGCTGTAAGAAAGAAGCATTTGAGACAGTAATTCTGGAAGTGAGAACTTCCCCATAGCATCCCAGTTTCtacagaaaataatacaatgtaTTTAACTGAAGCCTGATTCATATGTGATTGTGTAATATAAACGACACATAACTGTGAATTCAGGAACTGTATGAGTGTAATGTGAGATTTCTCAAATTATTCTGCAAGTAaattgtctctgtctttttcactAAATATCAGATTTGTAATCACAGTTGTAtgagatgtttaaaaatgtttcgCTATAGAAGTTTATTTGTTATATTCTAAAACAAATGCAGTTGTTGAAACCAATGGTGGAAGGGACCTCTCTATAGGTCCCAATAACCTCAGCACTAGAATACTACAGTTGATTACTTTAATGATAGAGTACTGTAAAAATCTAAGTACATAACATGCTGTGAATTAGTTGTATTATAAACTGTATCTACAATTattctttgttctgttttttttatctccagcTCCATCCTTAGATCTGGATCTGTCTCCTCAGCCATGTCGTCACGTGTGTTGCTGCGGCAGCAGCTGATGCGAGAACAAGCCCAGGAGCAGGAGAGACGCGAGGCCCAGCACCAGGCCTCTGCCTCTCAGCTCCGGGCCTCCGACTCCACTCCAGCCATCTCTGTCACACTTCCCCCAAATGCTGCCCGTCCCCCTCCGGCCCAGGTGCCAGTGGAGGTGCTAAAGGTACGCATGTTTGTATGTTCATCACTTGTgttctttattttgtaaagtCTGATTATATCAGAACATCTGTCCCTGACAACTGTTCAAATGATCAGGTGCAGACCCATTTGGAGAACCCCACCAAGTACCACATCCAGCAGGCACAGAGGCAGCAGGTGAAGCAGTACCTCTCCACCACCCTGGGCAACAATGCAGTTACTCAGACCCTGGGGTTGTCCCCTGTGCCGCAGTCCAGCTCTGCTCCTGAAGTTGCCGCCACTGTGAGCAGTGTCCCCAACAGTCCCATGGCTCTGCTCA is part of the Hippoglossus hippoglossus isolate fHipHip1 chromosome 5, fHipHip1.pri, whole genome shotgun sequence genome and harbors:
- the gnl3l gene encoding guanine nucleotide-binding protein-like 3-like protein, whose product is MSKTKQKRAKRLGLLGKANDGQKGVAPDKTKAKEQSSSQRVTNHRKPEEIRKQRLQELQEKQKVSRERELMKRRNLQSFQNDILLRQRDFEQRETEMQSLEKHVNFENENSRKAYYREFKKVVEAADVILEVLDARDPLGCRCPQVEQAVIQSGTNKKIVLVLNKIDLVSKEIVEKWIKYLRNEFPTVAFKASTQQQNKNLKRSNISVTQATTELLSTSACIGADSLMKLLGNYCRNLDIKTAITVGVVGFPNVGKSSLINSLKRSRACSVGATPGVTKCLQEVHLDKHIKLLDCPGIVMAISTTDAAMILRNCVKIEQLVDPLPPVEAILRRCNKAQIIEHYRVPDFHTALEFLALLARRQGKLRKGGLPDTDKAAKSVLMDWTGGRISYFTHPPETHTLPTHVSAEIVTEMGKAFDLDELEKGNQEVIAESSCPDIQMGFCMETTGMTQGGQGEPPSDLEMERVSIEEPEFKEEAETMEDDQDPEFGPMTVEIKSQKLRTDASANEAVARAPNLKDILFVDPLHQGQALLAAGKKRKKQQKRADKIATKLSDTLTSAMDFSFD